TATGTAACGGGTATAAATGGGGGAGGAGCATTCTTTCTTATATTCATCTTATTTTCTTTATTTATAGGTTTTCCATTGTTATTAGCAGAGTTCGTTATTGGTAGAAGTACACAAAAAGAAGCAGTTAGTGCCTATCGTAGTTTAGCTCCTACTACTAATTGGCATTGGATCGGTAAGTTGGGCGTATTAACCTGTTTCCTATTATTGTCTTTTTATAGTGTAATCGGTGGTTGGATTGTTATCTATTTTGCAAAAGGTTTGTTTGGTGGAATAATTAGTGAGGGTGTAGATTATGCATTAGTCTTTAACGAAACCATTGGAAATCCTATCTTGGTCATTGTCGCCCAATTTGCATTTTTGATTATTACAGTGTTAGTTGTATCGAAAGGGATTAAAAATGGAATTGAAAAAGTGAGTAAAATTTTGATGCCCGCTTTATTTATACTCTTTTTTATTCTAATCATTCGTTCACTTACACTCGATAACGCTATGGAAGGTGTAAAATTCTTTTTAGCACCTGATTTCTCGAGTATCACTTCCCAAACGATTCTGTATGCGATGGGTCAAGCTTTTTTCTCCTTAAGTGTCGGAGTATCCGTTATGGTTACGTATAGTTCATATCTTTCTAAAAAAGAAAGCTTAATTCAACCAGCTATTTCAATCGTTACAATGAATTTGTTTATTGCTTTATTAGCAGGATTAGCAATCTTCCCAGCTGTTTTTGCATTAGATTTAGAACCGGCTGAAGGACCTGGTTTGTTGTTTGTTGTATTACCTGCAGTGTTTGATCAAATTATGTTTGGAGAAGTTTTCTTATTAGGATTTTTAGCATTATTTTTATTTGCCACATTAACTTCAGCTTTTTCAATGTTAGAAATTATTGTAGCATCTGTAGTGAAAGGAAATGAAGCGAAGAGAACAAAGTTTTCATTTATTATTGGTGCTTTAATTTTCGCAGTAGGAATTCCCTCTGCATTATCCTATAGTGTTTTTGCTGATATTTTAATCTTCTCGAAAAATATTTTTGATGCCGCTGATTATTTAGTTAGTAATATTCTAATGCCTCTAGGTGTGTTATTAATTTCAATTTTCGTCACACGTAAGATTAGCAAAAGCACATTACGGGAGGAAGTATTACAGCATTCTCGTTTAGGGGCTTCTGCATTTACTATATGGTTTTTTATAATGAAGTACATTATTCCTTTAGTAATTATCGTCGTATTTCTTGATATTACTGGCATACTTGATAAAATAATTGAGTTCTTTTAATAGCCTTCACATTTATCTTTCTGTCTTTTAATAAGTCATGATTAATTGGGTGTCCATTGCAAACACATGGTACCACTTGAAGTAATTATTAATAAGATTCCCGTCCCTCGATGCAGCTAAATGAGTTAGATAAAAGGCGACCTACCCATAATCCGCGCCAATACCAGAGCCTCGACCTTCTTTAATCCATTTTCCATTTTTAGATGTTCTTGCTCGTTTAGACATAAAAAACGCCCCTTTAGACAACTATAATCTAAAGGGGCATTTCATCGCGACTTTATTTTAAACATCGTATCTTTTTTATAAACATCGCAACTTTATTTCAAAGCTATACCTATTTATTTGTCATTTACTTGTTATGTCTCCCAAAAGAGAACTAGTTACACGAAAATGTGATCTCTTACTTTGGAAGTTTCACTATAAAAGTGGTTCCTTTATGCTGGTTCCTTGTTACATTAATCGTTCCATTGTGCATCGATACAATCCACTGGGCGATAGACAATCCTAATCCCATACCTCCAGTTTCCCTAGTTCGGGCTTTGTCTTCTCGGTAAAAGCGATCGAAAATGTAATGGATATTTTCTTCTTTGATACCGATCCCCGTATCACTCACTTCAATTGCAACTTTCTGATCCTCGACATATGTTTTCACACGAATACGATCGTTTTCGTTCGTATATTTTAAAGCATTGTCCAATAAAATTACCAACAGTTGATGCAGCCGAGTCTCATCTGCTTCTATAGTAAAAGGGCTTTGACAATTTAGCGAAAAATGTTTATCCTGCGATTCAGCAATTTCCTTATAAGGCGTACATACGCTTCGGATGAATGTATCGATATGAATGGATTGCTTCACAATCTGTGTTTCCGCCGAATCTGCTCTTGCCAAGGTCAATAAATCCGAAGTGAGTTTGGACAACCGCCTTGTTTCAGACAAGCTTAGGGCTATATTTTCAAACCTATCTGAAATTCTTTCTTGCGGTGCCGTTAGGAGAAGCTCCAGCTTATTTTGAATGATCGTCAAAGGCGTCCTGAGTTCATGTGAAGCATTTTCAACAAACTCCGCCTGCTTATTCCAAGAATGAATAATTGGTTTCATCATCTTTTTAGATAAGATGTAACTAGCGGAAATAGAGAGGACGATGAAGATTACCGACCAGATAATGAACAGTTTCTCAAAGTTGGAAATGATGGTTTGTTCAGCATCCACGTTGATCATCAGCTGTGTGTAGGCAATTTCATCCTCATCATTATGGTCTTCAAAAAGAATATATCTAAAGTGATACAGATCATTGATTTTCGTCATTGTAATCTTGTCCATATTTGTTTT
This region of Sporosarcina sp. ANT_H38 genomic DNA includes:
- a CDS encoding sodium-dependent transporter, whose protein sequence is MRTTEQWSSKIGFILSAAGSAIGIGAIWKLPYVTGINGGGAFFLIFILFSLFIGFPLLLAEFVIGRSTQKEAVSAYRSLAPTTNWHWIGKLGVLTCFLLLSFYSVIGGWIVIYFAKGLFGGIISEGVDYALVFNETIGNPILVIVAQFAFLIITVLVVSKGIKNGIEKVSKILMPALFILFFILIIRSLTLDNAMEGVKFFLAPDFSSITSQTILYAMGQAFFSLSVGVSVMVTYSSYLSKKESLIQPAISIVTMNLFIALLAGLAIFPAVFALDLEPAEGPGLLFVVLPAVFDQIMFGEVFLLGFLALFLFATLTSAFSMLEIIVASVVKGNEAKRTKFSFIIGALIFAVGIPSALSYSVFADILIFSKNIFDAADYLVSNILMPLGVLLISIFVTRKISKSTLREEVLQHSRLGASAFTIWFFIMKYIIPLVIIVVFLDITGILDKIIEFF
- a CDS encoding cell wall metabolism sensor histidine kinase WalK, producing the protein MFNKLIFKKQQLKFMIFNLIAFTVIFTIFSIIIFGQVQNTLFSKTDDELLLFKEMMTDNNPKGLRLPPKVGDLDETVPNDERRKNPSNPRIIVMHWDNAGNIRNENEIGTLFYENYLKEYKLDKTNMDKITMTKINDLYHFRYILFEDHNDEDEIAYTQLMINVDAEQTIISNFEKLFIIWSVIFIVLSISASYILSKKMMKPIIHSWNKQAEFVENASHELRTPLTIIQNKLELLLTAPQERISDRFENIALSLSETRRLSKLTSDLLTLARADSAETQIVKQSIHIDTFIRSVCTPYKEIAESQDKHFSLNCQSPFTIEADETRLHQLLVILLDNALKYTNENDRIRVKTYVEDQKVAIEVSDTGIGIKEENIHYIFDRFYREDKARTRETGGMGLGLSIAQWIVSMHNGTINVTRNQHKGTTFIVKLPK